In Elusimicrobiota bacterium, the following proteins share a genomic window:
- a CDS encoding DUF4091 domain-containing protein, with amino-acid sequence MHNVKVAFSDLKNSKGDKISSGKINTFLVWYVNAEGWQEEYAIPLKETENFSVPNLKNNIPGQTNQVVYVDLFIPKNTKAGKYLGKVTISADGVNAFDLPIELTVYDVVIPDELNFNPELNCYSDLNAVGSEKFLDSHRLAHAHRCTLNRVPYAHADSRVSSGFSPRIDGQGKETHIVYWDDYDKNIGPLLDGSAFVDCPRSGVPVKTIYLPLFEGWPTPMTQEVYQYKGTWEGENCITEHAMSAGPVEQLFTQGYKDAFINVTGDFVKHVEEKGWTKPSFQFYLNNKYFYKTKNEGGTSWWLLDEPLNCDDWLALAFFGRLFKQGIHSAKTANFAFRADISRPGWQRDWLNNLLDVMYVGGVFFQKAHRCRIMAEEGNMILYSYGSCNNINESNLNTENWCVASYLNGADGVLPWQSLGRDSAFKEPEQTSLIVDGSTRFGYPVIASLRVKALRRGAQDVEYLILLSKKYNLNREQLRYLVSSKISIEVKSEQKDVDGAEAATFGGLTSQKFSELRESIAKLLVQ; translated from the coding sequence TTGCATAATGTAAAAGTAGCTTTTTCTGATTTAAAAAATTCAAAAGGAGATAAAATTTCATCCGGCAAAATAAATACTTTTTTGGTTTGGTATGTTAATGCGGAAGGCTGGCAGGAAGAATACGCTATACCGCTAAAGGAAACTGAAAATTTTTCTGTTCCAAACCTAAAAAACAATATTCCCGGGCAAACTAATCAAGTGGTATATGTTGATCTATTTATTCCAAAGAATACAAAGGCTGGAAAATATCTTGGTAAAGTAACCATATCAGCAGATGGAGTAAATGCTTTTGATTTGCCAATTGAATTAACAGTTTATGATGTTGTTATACCTGACGAGCTTAATTTTAATCCGGAATTAAACTGTTACTCTGACCTGAACGCAGTAGGGAGTGAGAAATTTTTGGACAGTCACCGGTTGGCGCATGCTCATCGTTGCACATTAAACCGTGTGCCCTATGCTCATGCAGACAGTAGGGTTTCCAGCGGTTTTTCTCCCAGGATTGATGGACAGGGTAAAGAAACACACATAGTCTATTGGGATGATTACGATAAAAATATCGGTCCCTTGCTTGATGGCTCAGCTTTTGTAGATTGTCCTCGGTCCGGGGTTCCGGTGAAAACTATTTATCTACCTTTGTTTGAGGGTTGGCCAACACCAATGACACAGGAGGTTTATCAGTATAAAGGTACTTGGGAAGGGGAAAATTGTATAACGGAACACGCCATGAGTGCTGGGCCAGTAGAACAGTTATTTACTCAAGGTTACAAGGATGCGTTTATTAATGTAACAGGTGATTTCGTTAAGCATGTTGAGGAAAAAGGTTGGACCAAGCCATCATTTCAATTCTATTTGAATAATAAGTATTTCTATAAAACGAAAAATGAGGGAGGGACTTCCTGGTGGCTTTTAGATGAACCGCTTAATTGTGACGACTGGTTAGCATTGGCGTTTTTTGGCAGATTATTCAAACAGGGCATACATAGCGCAAAAACCGCCAACTTTGCTTTCAGGGCAGATATTTCTCGTCCTGGATGGCAGAGAGATTGGTTGAACAACTTGTTAGATGTAATGTATGTAGGCGGAGTCTTTTTTCAGAAAGCTCACCGTTGCAGAATAATGGCAGAAGAGGGCAATATGATTTTGTATTCCTATGGTTCCTGCAATAATATTAATGAATCAAACCTTAACACTGAAAATTGGTGTGTAGCCTCATATCTTAATGGAGCCGATGGAGTACTCCCCTGGCAAAGCTTGGGGAGAGATTCTGCATTTAAGGAACCTGAACAGACATCACTGATTGTTGATGGTTCAACAAGATTTGGCTATCCGGTAATTGCTTCGCTTAGAGTTAAAGCATTGAGACGCGGCGCCCAGGATGTGGAATATTTGATACTTCTTTCAAAAAAATATAACCTCAATCGCGAGCAATTAAGATATCTAGTATCAAGTAAAATATCTATTGAAGTTAAGTCTGAACAAAAAGATGTAGATGGCGCAGAAGCTGCTACTTTTGGGGGCCTGACTTCTCAGAAATTTTCAGAGTTAAGAGAAAGTATAGCCAAACTGCTGGTTCAGTAA
- a CDS encoding AAC(3) family N-acetyltransferase encodes MSTGIAKKEIKAGLVELGTKEGDVLLVHSSLSSFGKVDGGADTVIDALLEVITESGTLCMPTNTYSFAKEHVEGHLNPPYHPLRTASKIGVMPEFFRFRPGAKRSLHPTHSVCVLGKDLDQILKNNKPTDSPFGLNSPFKKMFDLDAKVLFLGCGLKANSTVHAVEDWAGVPVSEAEEALLVDEANHTAKVTVPSIPIGDRDFYHTESNLNKKLVESGLMRGIQIGQALVQMMKMRDIVKVMLTFLKIDPAIVLCDRPNCEFCSGRKKLVLQEKEKILKNMDSFGFIKS; translated from the coding sequence TTGAGTACAGGAATAGCTAAAAAAGAAATCAAAGCCGGTTTAGTAGAACTAGGGACAAAAGAAGGCGATGTTTTGCTCGTCCATTCTTCTCTATCAAGTTTTGGTAAAGTGGATGGAGGGGCGGATACAGTTATTGACGCTCTTTTGGAAGTTATAACTGAAAGTGGAACATTGTGTATGCCCACAAATACATATTCTTTTGCAAAAGAACATGTAGAAGGGCATCTAAATCCTCCTTATCATCCATTAAGGACCGCCTCAAAAATTGGCGTAATGCCTGAGTTTTTCAGATTCAGGCCTGGTGCAAAAAGAAGTTTGCATCCCACTCATTCTGTTTGTGTTTTAGGAAAAGACCTGGATCAAATTCTAAAAAACAACAAACCTACAGATAGTCCATTCGGGTTAAATAGCCCGTTTAAAAAAATGTTTGATTTAGACGCAAAAGTATTGTTTTTGGGATGCGGATTAAAAGCAAATTCAACCGTGCATGCTGTTGAAGATTGGGCTGGTGTTCCGGTTAGCGAAGCAGAAGAAGCGCTTCTGGTGGACGAAGCTAATCATACGGCAAAAGTGACCGTCCCCTCTATACCTATTGGAGACAGGGATTTTTACCACACGGAATCAAACTTGAATAAAAAATTAGTTGAATCCGGATTGATGAGAGGTATTCAAATAGGTCAAGCCCTGGTTCAAATGATGAAAATGAGAGATATTGTAAAGGTAATGTTGACATTCCTAAAAATAGACCCCGCTATTGTCCTTTGTGATAGGCCTAACTGTGAGTTTTGTTCAGGCCGTAAGAAATTAGTTCTTCAAGAAAAAGAAAAAATATTGAAAAATATGGATTCTTTTGGTTTTATAAAAAGTTAA
- a CDS encoding carbohydrate kinase family protein, giving the protein MEVIVAGHICLDITPKFSKNILGKNLSNIFVPGVLMNVNEAAVSTGGTVSNTGLVLAKLGINVSLMGKVGDDLFGEGIINILGKYGNISNMSKVKGKNTSYTIVLAVPGNDRMFLHYPGTNDTFGYKDIDYKTVKRAKLFHFGYPTQMKRLYSNNGLELIKIFKKVKSLGVITSLDMALPDSDSESGKVNWSNILRKLMPFVDIFLPSFEEICFMLNPGRYRALKKIAGKNSIDGYFTADDLSEIASTLLKYGGKIIVLKCSRRGIYARTAQEKLLKKTGEVKTANMSNWSGRELWLPSYYAGKIASATGSGDSAIAGFLAAFLKGMSIEESLKCANGAGLQNLRAFDAVSGITDWNEVVKIIKNKKVKMNCFKLTAPGWKWAGEAKNWIGPNDKN; this is encoded by the coding sequence ATGGAAGTAATTGTTGCAGGGCATATATGCCTTGATATAACACCAAAATTCAGTAAAAACATTTTAGGTAAGAACCTGAGCAATATTTTTGTTCCTGGAGTACTTATGAATGTTAATGAAGCAGCTGTATCTACAGGTGGAACAGTATCGAATACAGGGCTTGTTTTAGCTAAATTAGGAATAAACGTTTCCCTGATGGGCAAAGTTGGTGATGATTTATTTGGAGAAGGTATTATTAATATTTTGGGTAAATATGGCAATATAAGCAATATGAGTAAGGTGAAAGGGAAAAACACTTCTTACACCATTGTTCTAGCAGTCCCTGGTAACGACCGTATGTTTCTGCATTATCCGGGAACAAATGATACTTTTGGCTATAAAGACATAGACTATAAAACGGTAAAAAGAGCAAAGTTATTTCATTTTGGCTATCCGACCCAGATGAAACGGCTTTATTCTAATAATGGTTTAGAGTTAATAAAAATATTTAAAAAGGTAAAATCTTTAGGTGTTATTACTTCTTTAGATATGGCATTACCTGATTCAGACAGTGAGTCAGGTAAAGTTAACTGGTCAAATATCCTTAGGAAACTTATGCCTTTTGTGGATATATTTTTACCAAGTTTTGAAGAAATATGTTTTATGTTAAATCCCGGCAGATACAGAGCGCTGAAAAAAATTGCCGGTAAAAACAGCATAGATGGTTATTTCACTGCTGACGATTTAAGTGAAATAGCTTCTACTCTCCTAAAATATGGCGGCAAAATAATAGTGTTGAAATGTTCGCGTCGCGGCATATATGCGAGGACAGCGCAAGAAAAACTTCTTAAAAAAACGGGAGAAGTAAAAACCGCGAATATGTCAAATTGGTCGGGCCGGGAGCTCTGGTTGCCAAGTTATTATGCTGGGAAAATAGCAAGCGCAACAGGTTCCGGGGATTCGGCAATAGCAGGATTTTTAGCCGCGTTTTTGAAAGGCATGAGTATAGAAGAATCATTAAAGTGCGCAAATGGAGCCGGTTTACAGAATCTTCGCGCTTTTGACGCTGTTAGCGGAATTACTGATTGGAACGAAGTTGTGAAAATAATTAAGAACAAAAAAGTAAAAATGAATTGTTTTAAATTAACTGCCCCCGGATGGAAATGGGCTGGCGAAGCAAAAAATTGGATAGGTCCAAATGATAAAAATTAA
- a CDS encoding alpha/beta hydrolase family protein translates to MKEINTKYSMVQYFIEREKEIKPGLAFNGSTKDDFQKWHNKLKNKLIELLGEFPKQVPLNSKVIARADCGDHWREKIVIDTEEHFSVPAWLLLPKDLKPNEKRPVLLGLHGHRDGGKDHPAGVSISYSDRLAGISKPSVGQELVKEGYIVFCPDSRGFGELSEGEEGNPYPGKDKCDAHFIRGLILGINLITLNIWDLIKSIDYLETRPEVASDRIGSFGLSWGGTRSTYISAIDDRIKATVVSGYSTTTKHYAIDTANFCGSQFVPQMYCYADVGDIIGLSAPKPLLLQTGIDEECFSVESGIKCHEHVKKIYSAAGEPAKVRTDLFCGGHQYDIPEIIKFFKEYLLI, encoded by the coding sequence ATGAAAGAAATTAATACCAAGTATTCTATGGTTCAGTATTTTATTGAAAGAGAAAAAGAGATAAAGCCAGGCCTGGCTTTTAATGGTTCTACTAAAGATGATTTTCAAAAATGGCATAATAAACTAAAGAATAAACTAATAGAACTTTTAGGCGAATTTCCAAAACAAGTTCCATTAAATTCTAAAGTAATTGCCAGGGCTGATTGCGGAGATCATTGGCGCGAGAAAATTGTAATTGACACAGAAGAACATTTTTCGGTTCCCGCGTGGTTACTTTTACCAAAAGATTTAAAACCTAATGAAAAAAGGCCTGTATTATTAGGTTTGCATGGGCATAGGGATGGCGGAAAAGACCACCCCGCAGGAGTTTCTATCAGTTATTCTGATAGACTGGCAGGCATTAGTAAACCCAGCGTTGGACAGGAATTAGTCAAAGAGGGTTACATTGTGTTCTGCCCTGATTCAAGAGGTTTTGGAGAATTATCGGAAGGCGAAGAGGGGAACCCGTATCCTGGCAAGGACAAATGCGACGCGCATTTCATAAGAGGGTTAATTTTAGGTATAAACCTGATTACGCTTAATATCTGGGATTTGATTAAATCAATAGATTATCTTGAAACTCGTCCTGAAGTCGCTTCTGACAGAATTGGATCTTTTGGACTTTCGTGGGGAGGCACTAGGTCAACATATATTTCTGCTATTGACGATAGGATTAAAGCAACAGTTGTTTCCGGCTATTCAACAACTACGAAACATTATGCTATAGACACAGCAAATTTTTGCGGTTCACAATTTGTTCCCCAGATGTACTGCTATGCGGATGTAGGGGATATTATTGGGCTTAGTGCGCCGAAACCGTTGCTTTTGCAGACAGGTATAGACGAAGAATGTTTTTCGGTTGAATCCGGAATAAAATGTCACGAGCATGTGAAAAAAATATATTCTGCCGCAGGTGAGCCAGCTAAGGTTAGAACAGATTTGTTCTGCGGAGGGCACCAGTACGACATTCCGGAAATAATAAAATTTTTTAAGGAATATTTACTAATTTAA
- a CDS encoding restriction endonuclease: MGKIEQGIEILKGLGLPRQQQNERCSLTLLSLLDLKKNNSWEKSQKRIIGIHDILIFIKKNYNKKYAENTRETIRRQTLHQFEQAGIVSKNSDDPSRSTNSPATVYEITEETLNVIKKYGTSKWEDTLKSFISKKGKLIDKYEKIRKDKFLTLKIDGSDSIELSPGKHNELQIKVVKELKPRFFPKAELLYFGDTAKKTLVNKKDDLNKLGIPITKHDKLPDFVFYNKVKQQIILIEVVTSHGPISPKRQIELENTLKNCKASRIYISVFADFHEFKRHIDNIAWETEVWIAANPDHMIHFNGDKFFSVYNQ, from the coding sequence ATGGGAAAAATTGAACAAGGTATTGAAATATTAAAAGGACTTGGGTTGCCAAGACAACAACAGAACGAAAGGTGTTCTTTAACTTTGCTTTCGCTTCTGGATTTGAAGAAAAATAACAGCTGGGAAAAGTCTCAAAAACGAATAATTGGAATTCATGACATTCTTATTTTTATAAAGAAAAATTACAACAAGAAATATGCTGAGAATACAAGAGAAACCATACGAAGACAAACCTTGCATCAATTTGAGCAAGCAGGAATTGTATCAAAAAATTCTGATGACCCTTCAAGGTCAACAAACAGCCCTGCAACAGTTTATGAGATTACAGAAGAAACTCTCAATGTAATAAAGAAATATGGTACTTCAAAATGGGAAGATACTTTAAAATCATTTATATCAAAAAAGGGGAAATTAATTGATAAATATGAGAAGATACGGAAAGATAAATTTTTGACCTTAAAAATTGATGGATCGGACAGTATAGAACTCTCGCCAGGGAAACATAATGAATTACAGATTAAAGTAGTTAAAGAATTGAAACCGCGGTTCTTTCCTAAGGCAGAATTGCTTTATTTTGGAGATACTGCAAAGAAGACATTAGTAAATAAAAAGGATGACTTGAATAAATTGGGCATACCTATAACAAAACACGATAAATTACCGGATTTTGTTTTTTATAACAAAGTAAAACAACAAATCATTCTTATAGAAGTAGTGACTTCTCATGGACCGATTTCACCGAAAAGGCAAATAGAGCTTGAAAATACATTGAAAAACTGTAAAGCTTCAAGAATATATATAAGCGTTTTTGCAGATTTTCATGAATTCAAGAGACATATTGACAATATTGCGTGGGAAACTGAGGTTTGGATAGCAGCTAATCCTGACCATATGATACATTTTAACGGAGACAAGTTTTTTTCTGTATATAATCAGTAA